The Octopus sinensis linkage group LG18, ASM634580v1, whole genome shotgun sequence genome segment ttcttcttcttctgcttctgcttcttcttcttctgcttcttcttcttcttctgcttcttctcctcctcctccttcttctcctcgcCTTCCTtattccccttctttttcttctccttcgtcttctccttcttcagCTGCTTCTactgcctcttcttcttctttttctttttctcctcctcctcctcctcctcctccttctacttcttcttcttcttcttctcctctccttctctttcttctctttcttcttcttcttctcctcctcctcctccttcttcttcttcttctcctcctctgccttctctttcttcttctccttcttcttcttcttcttctccttcttcttcttcttcttcttcttcttcttcttcttcttctcctcgccctccttcttcttcttctatatctCACGTTTCACAACATATATTcctaataatttttttccccctcttccgCTTTCTCTTCCAGCAGAGGTCGAAATAACCCTCTCACCCGCCCATGGTTTCGCTATTGGAGACTCAACAGAAATGCAGATTTCCTGCCATTTCAATGCGACAGATTtccattcattctctctccacCAGAATGGAACCGTCGTTTCGAAAATGGAACACGACAATCATACAGGGAAGTATATCGTAACAAATGCGAAGGATTTCTACTGTAGCAACCCTAAAACAAAATGGGGGCATAGTATGGTTGACTGCTGGAAAAGGAACCTCAATTGCCATGATGCCACCTCATACAGATGTAGTGTAAATGACACACATGTTTCCAGTCCAGCGTCGCTAAAAGGTCAGTTCTCCATTTCCGTCACAATTTTCACTATTcaacaatattcatattttatattttaaagattcTCATAAAATTTGTGAtggtgtgtatcatcatcatcatcatcatcatatccattatcttcatcattattattattgttattagcattattgttaatattatccttattattattattattattattatcattatttttattattattattattattattattatcattattattattattatcattatttttattattattattattattatattattattattattattattattattattattattatcattatttttattattattattattattattattattattattatcattattactattattattactattactattattattaatactattactattattattattattattattattattgagtgagagagcagttcatgccatcaaagtgacactggggtaaaatatacgaagcccaatatacccatcatgactacccgtctgataagggcacacctattattattatcatcatcatcatcattttattattattattattattattattattattattattattattatcatcatcatcatcattattattattattattattattattattattattattattattattattattattactattactcttattattattattattattattattattattattatcattatcagcatcatcatcatcatcattattattatcattattattattattattattattattattattattattattattattattattattattattactattactattattattattattattattactactactactattatcatcatcatcatcatcatcatcatcatcgccatcatcaccttcatcatcatcatcatcatcatcatcatcatcatcatcatcattattattatcattattattatcattattatgatcattattattattattattattattattattattattattattattattattattattatttttattattattttcatataagactgcgagctggcaggatcggtACCGAGgagggcaaagtgcttagcagcatttcgtccgtccttagtgctattttctgtatcttatataaactttataaatcctgatgattttgttatgtatttgtctgaatgttttttatcatacctaatataATTACTATCATAGAGGAATCGTTTcagtttttaggctccacattcgatttccagtttttttgtattttgaaagtttctccgtttattttagagaaacattgtcatctgttggtattgatatatCGATTAGAAAGCgtatttttcttggtgatctctgacaactatatccggcctattagcttccatacaataaccatctccgtgtttgccccttgtgggcaataaagaaataagaataggtgCTGGGCttaaagataagtcctggggggaatttttcgactaaaacccaacaaggcggtgctccagcattgccgcagtcaaatgactgaaacaaataaaacagaagaatgtgtgtgtgtgtgtgtgtgtgtgtgtgtgtgtgtgtgtgtgtgtgtgtgtgtgtgtgtgtgtgtgtgagtgtatgcatgcgtgtacgcGCACACTTCTGTGTTTATGTAGATATTGTCGccatataggcgtagaagtggctgtgcggtaagtagcttgcttaccaaccacatggttctgggttcagtcccactgcgtggcaccttgggcaagtgtcttctactatagcctcgagccgaccaaagccttgtgagtggatttggtagacggaaactgaaagaagcccatggtgtatgtgtgtgtgtgtgtgtgtgtgtgtgtgtgtgtgtgcgtgtgcgcgtgtgtgtgcgtgcgtgcgtgcgtgcgtgcgtatgtgtgtgtgtgtgtgcgtgtgtgtttgtcctcccaacatcgcttgacaaccgatgctggtgtgcttacgtccccgtaacttagcggttcggcaaaatagaccgatagaaaaagtactgggcttacaaagaataagtcctggggtcgatttgctccagcatagccgcaatcaaatgactgaaacaaaagtaaaaaaataaaagagtatatagactCTACTTCAccttcctctagcattgcttttTCTGGAAACATCAGCCCTAAAAGTTACCAGAGACACCTCAGGGTTCAGCATTCTAGTTTTGTATCAacgctttcatttgtttcagcgcCTACATCCAGTTCGTTATTTTGATTCTATTATTCTAATGTCTGTTTTATTTTCAGTGAAATCTTCTCTTCACAGTCTGGAGCACGTCCACAACCATGATGCTGCAATGAAACACGTGGATGTATTCAACTGTACGGCACATGTTGCACTACCTTCTCAAAATGAAGTCGTCTTTCACTGGAAAGTAATGCACGGTTTTCAAATGACGAGCGAGAAATGGGACAAAGTGAATGTTTGGGGTTCGGACACATGCTATGCTAACGTAACTTCATCTTATCATCACCATTTGGGCCACGATCACTCCGCTAATCCTACAACCATTGCCTGTACAGTATTTCAAGAGACACGTACCAAAGTAGTCAATCAACCACACATGGGTAAGTAAATATTCTTTGTGTTTCATTGTTCACTGTATAAAGCTTTTCTATGTCCTCATACGAAGACCATTGTTACGGGTCTCCTGTTGTGATcctttaacaaaaatatttaaccctttagtgtttaaaccggccatatctggcccaaatattctacctgtgttATAATCAAACTGGGAATATCTAGCCCCTcaaacctaacctacattgacattcaaaaaatatacaatcacatcattgaaacctcaaagctatgagataatgcataattaattcaaaacaatttgagtgaaaaagtattacatttaacagagtaatctgaacactaaagggttaaaagtattCCCTGCTGCTTGTCTTCTTGCAGACAGAAAACATTGTTGCATTCCTTAGATTTTACGGTTGAATGCACTGGCTcgggaatgaaatttgcttaggggatgcaaacccaggtccaaaaatatttacaaacagtgtcttcttttttgttatttttgttttgttctttgagaAGGAACCTAACTTCAAGCTACTTTTTACACATCTCTTATTTACCGTTTTCTAAATTCGAGGAAAATAAGTAGGGCTGCAAATTTTGGTTCTGCACTCCACAAAAATTCTAGGGGGTGCACTTGCATCATCTCCACTCCCTGTTCCCGGGCCCATAAATATTCAAAGCGTTTTCTAAGATACATCGCCTCGAACTTCAACACTAATTAGGTCATTGATTTAATAGAAATCTCAACACTAATtaggtttcttcttttttcttttgcggtCTAATATTTAGCTGGTTAAATGGCTTCAAGAAGCAGAAGTCAACTAAACGGTTTCTGAAGGTATTTCATAACAACCTTCCCTACTTGTAATTCATGTACACCTGTATATTAAGCACATCTGCCGTAATTGCTCTTTGGTAATCCTTCCAACCAATGAGAGCACATTGAAAGTAACACGTGCTTTCTTAGTTTGCATAACAGAATAGTTTCTCGTTAGGTTTGATATCACAGAGGGTTGCGCGTCAGCAGACTGATATTTTAAACTAGTATATGAAAATGTAGCGTACGTATAAACATCAgagcatatatgtacttatgcagATATGAATTTATCCGTAAATATTAGGTTATTTTACATGAAATGTCACATTTTTAActacttgttatttcagtcatttaaaaactcaattatgtataccctgcatttaatcttgactctttttctttcccaacaatattggtTTACAAAATTCATACCCGCAGACCTCATGAAAAggataacaaccaaactatgttgagtgattttTTTCGTATGAGTACAAACTCATTCACTCTGCCGCAGAAGCTCTACGGAATATCAAGCGGGtctttggtaatggttttgttgacattAGAACTAGTCACAGATGGCTCAAAAGCTCTCGttcaggagatgatagccttgGAAATATACCAAGGGGTAGGCCCAAAtcagttatttgtttcagttcctggaaATTGGTCATGCTGGAGCGTATCCGGAAAGTTTGTTATGGCCAAGAATCTTGAGGCTAATTTTCCTGCGACAAATATGTTTGCGGTAAAATTCCTAGAACGACGCTTCATCCGCAATTCCCATAGTTTCCCCCAGAAAGTCGTCTCTCTTGTGCTCCACTAATCCCATATAGAAATCCATGGTCGAGCTGACCGCATTGCCCGTCTGACTGAGAACTGTGAGCGCTTGGAGCCCTGTCTCTGTCTATGCTTGGTCCAGGACTGTCGCTTCGTCAAAGAGACGAGCAGCGGGTAGGCGCTTTTAACAAACGGCGTGCACACCTGATAGAttgctttggttgaacaaaatccaAGAACAAAGATTCGAAAACTTTCAGCAGAATTCTAAATACAACTGTTTGTGGACACCTGTAAAACATTGGTCAAGTCAAAAGTCAAGAAAACGGATACGTTTCGTCCACATCAACTGAACGTGATTCAAAACAACAGACGCCTCGAAGTGTGCTCCTTGTTTCTTGACTGgaaaaagaccatttttgcatcaaatcattatttgtgaagaaaaatggatgctctttgacaacagcaggagaacaggacagtggtcagatgcaggagagtcacctgaacactacccaaacccaccattgcaccctaaaacgttagtggtcactctatggatgctttttgacaacagcaggagaacaggacagtggtcagatgcaggagagtcacctgaacactacccagacccaccattgcaccctaaaacgttagtggtcactctatggatgctttttgacaacagcaggagaacaggacattggtcagatgcaggagagtcacctgaaCACTACCCAGACCCACCATTGCACACTAAAACGTTAGTGGTCACTCTATGGatgctctttgacaacagcaggagaacaggacagtggtcagatgcaggagagtcacctgaacactacccagacccaccattgcaccctaaaacgttagtggtcactctatggatgctctttgacaacagcaggagagaAGGACATTggtcagatgcaggagagtcacctgaacactacccagacccaccattgcaccctaaaacgttagtggtcactctatggatgctctttgacaacagcaggagaacaggacagtggtcagatgcaggagagtcacctaaacactacccagacccaccattgcaccctaaaacgttagtggtcactctatggatgctctttgacaacagcaggagaacaggacagtggtcagatgcaggagagtcacctgaacactacccagacccaccattgcaccctaaaacgttagtggtcactctatggatgctttttgacaacagcaggagaacaggacagtggtcagatgcaggagagtcacctgaacactacccagacccaccattgcaccctaaaacgttagtggtcactctatggatgctttttgacaacagcaggagaacaggacatTGGTCAGATGCAGAAGAGTCACCTGAACACTACccaaacccaccattgcaccctaaaacgttagtggtcactctatggatgctttttgacaacagcaggagaacaggacagtggtcagatgcaggagagtcacctgaacactacccagacccaccattgcaccctaaaacgttagtggtcactctatggatgctttttgacaacagcaggagaacaggacagtggtcagatgcaggagagtcacctgaacactacccagacccaccattgcaccctaaaacgttagtggtcactctatggatgctctttgacaacagcaggagagaAGGACATTggtcagatgcaggagagtcacctgaaCACTACCCAGACCCACCATTGCACTCTAAAACGTTAGTGGTCACTCTATGGatgctctttgacaacagcaggagaacaggacagtggtcagatgcaggagagtcacctaaacactacccagacccaccattgcaccctaaaacgttagtggtcactctatggatgctctttgacaacagcaggagaacaggacagtggtcagatgcaggagagtcacctgaacactacccaaacccaccattgcaccctaaaacgttagtggtcactctatggatgctctttgacaacagcaggagagaAGGACATTggtcagatgcaggagagtcacctgaacactacccagacccaccattgcaccctaaaacgttagtggtcactctatggatgctctttgacaacagcaggagagaAGGACATTggtcagatgcaggagagtcacctgaacactacccagacccaccattgcaccctaaaacgttagtggtcactctatggatgctctttgacaacagcaggagaacaggacagtggtcagatgcaggagagtcacctaaacactacccagacccaccattgcaccctaaaacgttagtggtcactctatggatgctctttgacaacagcaggagaacaggacagtggtcagatgcaggagagtcacctgaacactaccaaacccaccattgcaccctaaaacgtTAGTGGTCACTCTATGGATGCTCTTTGACACAGCAGGAGAGAAGGACATTggtcagatgcaggagagtcacctgaacactacccagacccaccattgcaccctaaaacgttagtggtcactctatggatgctctttgacaacagcaggagaacaggacagtggtcagatgcaggagagtcacctaaacactacccagacccaccattgcaccctaaaacgttagtggtcactctatggatgctctttgacaacagcaggagaacaggacagtggtcagatgcaggagagtcacctgaacactacccaaacccaccattgcaccctaaaacgttagtggtcactctatggatgttctttgacaacagcaggagaacaggacattggtcagatgcaggagagtcacctgaacactacccaaacccaccattgcaccctaaaacgttagtggtcactctatggatgctctttgacaacagcaggagaacaggacagtggtcagatgcaggagagtcacctgaacactacccagacccaccattgcaccctaaaacgttagtggtcactctatggatgctctttgacaacagcaggagaacaggacagtggtcagatgcaggagagtcacctgaacactacccagacccaccattgcaccctaaaatgttagtggtcactctatggatgctctttgacaacagcaggagaacaggacagtggtcagatgcaggagagtcacctgaaCACTACCCAAACcaaccattgcaccctaaaacgttagtggtcactctatggatgctctttgacaacagcaggagaacaggacagtggtcagatgcaggagagtcacctgaacactacccaaacccaccattgcaccctaaaacgttagtggtcactctatggatgctcattgacaacagcaggagaacaggacagtggtcagatgcaggagagtcacctgaaCACTACCTAAACCCACCATTGTACCCTAAAAGGTTAGTGGTCACTCTATGGATGCTcattgacaacagcaggagaacaggacagtggtcagatgcaggagagtcacctgaacactacccagacccaccattgcaccctaaaacgttagtggtcactctatggatgctctttgacaacagcaggagaacaggacagtggtcagatgcaggagagtcacctgaacactacccagacccaccattgcaccctaaaacgttagtggtcactctatggatgctctttgacaacagcaggagaacaggacagtggtcagatgcaggagagtcacctgaacactacccagacccaccattgcaccctaaaacgttagtggtcactctatggatgctctttgacaacagcaggagaacaggacagtggtcagatgcaggagagtcacctgaaCACTACCTAAACCCACCATTGTACCCTAAAAGGTTAGTGGTCACTCTATGGATGCTcattgacaacagcaggagaacaggacagtggtcagatgcaggagagtcacctgaacactacccagacccaccattgcaccctaaaacgttagtggtcactctatggatgctctttgacaacagcaggagaacaggacagtggtcagatgcaggagagtcacctgaaCACTACCTAAACCCACCATTGTACCCTAAAAGGTTAGTGGTCACTCTATGGATGCTcattgacaacagcaggagaacaggacagtggtcagatgcaggagagtcacctgaacactaccagacccaccattgcaccctaaaacgttagtggtcactctatggatgctctttgacaacagcaggagaacaggacagtggtcagatgcaggagagtcacctgaacactacccaaacccaccattgcaccctaaaacgttagtggtcactctatggatgctcattgacaacagcaggagaacaggacagtggtcagatgcaggagagtcacctgaacactacccagacccaccattgcaccctaaaacgttagtggtcactctatggatgctctttgacaacagcaggagaacaggacagtggtcagatgcaggagagtcacctgaacactacccagacccaccattgcaccctaaaacgttagtggtcactctatggatgctctttgacaacagcaggagaacaggacattggtcagatgcaggagagtcacctgaaCACTACCTAAACCGACCATTGTACCCTAAAACGTTAGTGGTCACTCTATGGatgctctttgacaacagcaggagaacaagacagtggtcagatgcaggagagtcacctgaacactacccagacccaccattgcaccctaaaacgttagtggtcactctatggatgctctttgacaacagcaggagaacaggacagtggtcagatgcaggagagtcacctgaacactacccaacccaccattgcaccctaaaacgttagtggtcactctatggatgctctttgacaacagcaggagaacaggacagtggtcagatgcaggagagtcacctgaacactacccaaacccaccattgcaccctaaaacgttagtggtcactctatggatgctctttgacaacagcaggagaacaggacagtggtcagatgcaggagagtcacctgaacactacccagacccaccattgcaccctaaaacgttagtggtcactctatggatgctctttgacaacagcaggagaacaggacagtggtcagatgcaggagagtcacctgaacactacccagacccaccattgcaccctaaaacgttagtggtcactctatggatgctctttgacaacagcaggagaacaggacagtggtcagatgcaggagagtcacctgaacactacccaacccaccattgcaccctaaaacgttagtggtcactctatggatgctctttgacaacagcaggagaacaggacagtggtcagatgcaggagagtcacctaaacactacccaaacccaccattgcaccctaaaacgttagtggtcactctatggatgctctttgacaacagcaggagaacaggacagtggtcagatgcaggagagtcacctgaacactacccagacccaccattgcaccctaaaacgttagtggtcactctatggatgctctttgacaacagcaggagaacaggacagtggtcagatgcaggagagtcacctgaacactacccagacccaccattgcaccctaaaacgttagtggtcactctatggatgctctttgacaacagcaggagaacaggacagtggtcagatgcaggagagtcacctaaacactacccagacccaccattgcaccctaaaacgttagtggtcactctatggatgctctttgacaacagcaggagaacaggacagtggtcagatgcaggagagtcacctgaacactaccaagacccaccattgcaccctaaaacgttagtggtcactctatggatgctctttgacaacagcaggagaacaggacagtggtcagatgcaggagagtcacctaaacactacccaaacccaccattgcaccctaaaacgttagtggtcactctatggatgctctttgacaacagcaggagaacaggacagtggtcagaggcaggagagtcacctaaacactacccaaacccaccattgcaccctaaaacgttagtggtcactctatggatgctctttgacaacagcaggagaacaggacagtggtcagatgcaggagagtcacctgaacactacccagacccaccattgcaccctaaaacgttagtggtcactctatggatgctctttgacaacagcaggagaacaggacagtggtcagatgcaggagagtcacctgaacactacccagacccaccattgcaccctaaaacgttagtggtcactctatggatgctctttgacaacagcaggagaacaggacagtggtcagatgcaggagagtcacctaaacactaccaaaacccaccattgcaccctaaaacgttagtggtcactctatggatgctctttgacaacagcaggagaacaggacagtggtcagatgcaggagagtcacctaaacactatccaaacccaccattgcaccctaaaacg includes the following:
- the LOC118766833 gene encoding uncharacterized protein LOC118766833 isoform X1, with product MMSRGYINVGEGSWRSLGLPAKLLLSMMMIAMMYSYTSAAEVEITLSPAHGFAIGDSTEMQISCHFNATDFHSFSLHQNGTVVSKMEHDNHTGKYIVTNAKDFYCSNPKTKWGHSMVDCWKRNLNCHDATSYRCSVNDTHVSSPASLKVKSSLHSLEHVHNHDAAMKHVDVFNCTAHVALPSQNEVVFHWKVMHGFQMTSEKWDKVNVWGSDTCYANVTSSYHHHLGHDHSANPTTIACTVFQETRTKVVNQPHMGFPSAASGMLYTKWILVVNLILLFLVAAISR
- the LOC118766833 gene encoding uncharacterized protein LOC118766833 isoform X2, which translates into the protein MMSRGYINVGEGSWRSLGLPAKLLLSMMMIAMMYSYTSAEVEITLSPAHGFAIGDSTEMQISCHFNATDFHSFSLHQNGTVVSKMEHDNHTGKYIVTNAKDFYCSNPKTKWGHSMVDCWKRNLNCHDATSYRCSVNDTHVSSPASLKVKSSLHSLEHVHNHDAAMKHVDVFNCTAHVALPSQNEVVFHWKVMHGFQMTSEKWDKVNVWGSDTCYANVTSSYHHHLGHDHSANPTTIACTVFQETRTKVVNQPHMGFPSAASGMLYTKWILVVNLILLFLVAAISR
- the LOC118766836 gene encoding uncharacterized protein LOC118766836 isoform X1, whose amino-acid sequence is MLFDNSRRTGQWSDAGESPKHYPDPPLHPKTLVVTLWMLIDNSRRTGQWSDAGESPEHYPDPPLHPKTLVVTLWMLFDNSRRTGQWSDAGESPEHYPDPPLHPKTLVVTLWMLIDNSRRTGQWSDAGESPEHYPDPPLHPKTLVVTLWMLFDNSRRTGQWSDAGESPEHYLNPPLYPKRLVVTLWMLIDNSRRTGQWSDAGESPEHYQTHHCTLKR
- the LOC118766836 gene encoding uncharacterized protein LOC118766836 isoform X2; its protein translation is MLFDNSRRTGQWSDAGESPEHYPDPPLHPKTLVVTLWMLIDNSRRTGQWSDAGESPEHYPDPPLHPKTLVVTLWMLFDNSRRTGQWSDAGESPEHYPDPPLHPKTLVVTLWMLIDNSRRTGQWSDAGESPEHYPDPPLHPKTLVVTLWMLFDNSRRTGQWSDAGESPEHYLNPPLYPKRLVVTLWMLIDNSRRTGQWSDAGESPEHYQTHHCTLKR